A window of the Mesotoga prima MesG1.Ag.4.2 genome harbors these coding sequences:
- a CDS encoding beta-galactosidase: protein MNWFGAAYYPEHWPRERWKKDVRTMGEIGINVVRIGEFSWSVVERKRGEIDFSVLDEAVDLLNSEGIKVIMGTPTCTPPPWLTKEFPEILQKDVNGLVIASGSRRHYCFNSKIYREETSRIVEAFADHFGNDPRIVAWQIDNEFGCHNSTVCFCENCAVAFRDWLKKKYGSIDKLNKAWGTVFWSQIFNDWEEIEPPRRTLTSPNPSLVLDYRRFSSDSAIDYHNLQREIIMRKSEAPITHNLMVNFTEIDYKKLSDSIDFVSWDNYIVGDYDPDLQALNHDLMRSLKKQPFLVMEQQPGRVNWRAVNPSYESSQLSFWVKQSFAHGAFGSLIFRFRQLPFGSEQFHTGLIDYDGEPTERAQAFSKAIEKLTDWSVVVPQREAAIYIDYENFWINDTDNLNNKFDLLIDGILPVYKSVRSLGYNVDFVFPGDSLEGYLLAFVPSSFKLERCFVEELRKFKGDIFFTALTDQKDGRNFIRKTEESFITELMGLRVVDAGGIETKVEISFADHVFNGSFVVEKILPSEDCEVLAVYLNGPFTNHPALIKRANMYYLSTVPEIVSFQTLLIEAGIERKASGPGRVIKGESNTILQNPFPHSITMEVGGKDYTLNEYEVRRVQTGLSKNNR, encoded by the coding sequence ATGAATTGGTTTGGAGCGGCTTATTATCCAGAGCACTGGCCTCGTGAGCGTTGGAAAAAAGACGTAAGAACAATGGGAGAAATCGGGATCAACGTAGTACGGATAGGAGAATTCTCCTGGAGCGTAGTCGAGAGAAAACGAGGCGAAATTGATTTTTCCGTTCTCGATGAAGCGGTTGATCTTCTCAATTCAGAAGGAATAAAAGTGATTATGGGAACTCCTACCTGTACACCTCCACCCTGGCTAACGAAAGAGTTCCCTGAGATACTTCAGAAGGATGTCAACGGACTCGTCATAGCAAGTGGCAGTAGAAGGCATTACTGTTTCAACTCGAAGATCTATCGTGAGGAGACATCAAGAATAGTCGAGGCTTTTGCCGATCACTTTGGTAACGATCCGAGGATAGTTGCATGGCAAATTGATAATGAATTTGGATGTCACAATTCTACAGTCTGCTTTTGCGAGAATTGTGCGGTTGCGTTCAGGGATTGGCTGAAGAAAAAGTATGGTTCAATCGATAAGCTTAACAAGGCTTGGGGAACGGTTTTTTGGAGTCAGATTTTCAATGACTGGGAAGAGATAGAACCGCCGAGAAGGACTCTTACTTCGCCAAACCCTTCCCTGGTACTAGATTATAGGAGATTTTCCTCTGATTCTGCGATAGACTATCATAATCTGCAGAGGGAGATCATCATGAGAAAGAGCGAAGCACCTATAACCCACAATCTTATGGTGAACTTTACGGAGATAGACTATAAGAAGCTTTCAGACTCTATCGACTTCGTATCATGGGACAACTACATTGTAGGGGATTACGATCCAGATCTTCAAGCTCTCAACCATGATCTGATGCGCTCCCTCAAGAAACAGCCCTTTCTTGTCATGGAACAACAGCCAGGAAGGGTTAACTGGCGCGCTGTGAATCCTTCATACGAAAGCAGTCAGCTGTCATTTTGGGTAAAGCAGTCTTTTGCACACGGTGCATTCGGATCGCTGATCTTCAGATTCAGGCAACTGCCTTTTGGTTCAGAGCAATTTCATACTGGATTAATCGACTATGATGGTGAACCCACTGAACGTGCACAAGCTTTTTCAAAAGCTATAGAAAAATTAACAGACTGGAGTGTTGTTGTTCCACAAAGAGAAGCGGCGATTTACATTGACTATGAGAATTTTTGGATAAATGATACGGACAATTTGAACAACAAATTCGATTTGTTGATAGACGGAATTTTGCCGGTCTATAAGTCAGTTAGAAGTCTTGGTTATAACGTGGATTTCGTTTTTCCCGGCGATTCATTGGAAGGGTATTTACTGGCTTTCGTTCCTTCAAGTTTCAAACTTGAACGATGCTTCGTCGAAGAGCTGAGGAAGTTTAAAGGGGATATTTTCTTCACGGCTCTTACGGATCAAAAAGATGGGCGCAATTTCATCAGGAAGACCGAAGAAAGTTTTATCACTGAACTAATGGGTCTTAGAGTCGTTGATGCAGGAGGAATTGAGACGAAAGTAGAGATATCTTTTGCCGACCATGTTTTCAATGGCTCCTTTGTCGTAGAGAAAATTCTCCCGAGCGAAGATTGTGAGGTACTTGCCGTCTATCTAAATGGGCCTTTTACTAATCATCCTGCTCTAATAAAGAGAGCGAACATGTATTACTTGAGCACAGTTCCTGAAATCGTGTCTTTCCAAACTCTTCTTATTGAAGCCGGAATAGAAAGAAAAGCAAGTGGGCCTGGAAGAGTTATTAAGGGCGAATCTAACACGATTCTTCAAAATCCTTTTCCACATAGCATAACAATGGAAGTCGGCGGGAAGGACTACACTCTTAATGAGTACGAGGTCAGGAGAGTCCAAACTGGCTTATCTAAGAATAATCGATGA
- a CDS encoding carbohydrate ABC transporter permease: protein MRSKRWVPWAFLALPLTMYSIWVIYPLISTLLLSFTSWDGVSMSKDIIGLDNFRELFRDPYFIVSLINNIKWLIGFAVVCVPAGLGIALLLDQNFRGNKLYKTLVYLPMTLSFVVIGQIWSWILEPRSGVLNSFLALLGFKGVSWLSDPSVVTYSLIMAASWRQISYAMVLFLAGLKGVPRELVEAATVDGAGPWKRFWNVVLPMLKPATVVAVTVSVIDSLRAFDIVYVLTRGGPFYSSSVMANYMYIKAFNNYRMGYGSSIATIQFLITLVFIVVYMRNVLKKEVGSE, encoded by the coding sequence ATGAGAAGCAAGAGATGGGTTCCATGGGCTTTCCTTGCCCTTCCTCTTACGATGTATTCTATATGGGTCATATATCCATTGATCAGTACGCTTCTTCTCAGCTTCACCAGCTGGGACGGGGTCTCGATGTCCAAAGATATTATTGGCCTGGACAACTTCAGAGAATTGTTCAGAGACCCATATTTCATTGTTTCCTTGATCAACAATATTAAGTGGCTGATTGGATTTGCGGTGGTATGCGTACCTGCGGGCCTGGGGATTGCTCTTCTTCTAGACCAGAACTTTCGGGGAAACAAGCTTTACAAGACACTTGTCTATCTTCCTATGACCCTTTCGTTCGTTGTCATTGGACAGATCTGGTCCTGGATTCTCGAGCCAAGAAGCGGCGTTTTGAACAGTTTTTTGGCGTTGCTGGGATTCAAAGGTGTTTCGTGGTTGAGCGACCCCTCGGTAGTAACCTACTCTCTGATAATGGCAGCGTCTTGGAGGCAGATTTCTTACGCTATGGTTCTTTTTCTTGCCGGGCTTAAGGGAGTTCCGAGGGAACTAGTTGAAGCTGCCACGGTTGATGGCGCTGGTCCTTGGAAGAGATTCTGGAACGTCGTGCTTCCGATGCTCAAGCCCGCGACCGTTGTGGCCGTTACGGTAAGCGTTATCGATTCTCTCAGAGCTTTCGATATTGTCTATGTTCTGACACGCGGCGGACCTTTCTACTCATCATCTGTGATGGCGAACTACATGTACATTAAGGCATTCAACAATTACAGGATGGGCTACGGATCATCAATTGCAACTATTCAGTTCTTGATTACTCTGGTATTCATTGTGGTATATATGCGGAATGTGTTGAAAAAGGAGGTCGGAAGCGAATGA
- the ltrA gene encoding group II intron reverse transcriptase/maturase, with product MRSYEIPKKVVLEAFKKVKENRGAEGIDEVSLEEFEADLDNNLYKIWNRMTSGSYFPPPVKAIEIEKKSGGKRVLGIPTVGDRVAQMVAKIYLNPLVDPYFHKDSYGYREGKSAIDALEVTRQRCWRYDWVLEFDIKGLFDNIDHELLMRAVKKHVKIPWLILYIERWLKAPFMQANGRVEERSKGTPQGGVISPVLANLFMHYAFDKWMERTHPDKPFARYADDGVIHCRTLEEARLLLESLKERMEECKLELHPEKTRIVYCKDDKRKDEYPNTSFDFLGYTFRVRSCKDRNGRIFYGFNPAVSEQAKKAMRQKIRRMRLQTKSYLSIEELSERINPVIRGWINYYGHFRKFEMYTVLSRLHKALVQWVRNKYKKRRGRTKAGKWLEALARREPHLFVHWTMGIFYSAG from the coding sequence ATGAGGTCGTATGAAATCCCCAAGAAAGTAGTACTGGAAGCATTCAAGAAAGTGAAAGAGAACAGAGGGGCAGAAGGAATAGACGAGGTAAGCCTGGAAGAGTTCGAAGCCGATCTTGACAACAATCTCTACAAGATTTGGAATCGAATGACCTCGGGCAGTTACTTTCCACCTCCAGTAAAAGCTATAGAGATAGAAAAGAAGAGTGGAGGAAAGAGAGTACTGGGAATCCCCACAGTGGGGGACAGAGTAGCCCAGATGGTAGCCAAAATCTATCTCAATCCCCTGGTAGATCCATACTTCCATAAGGACTCCTACGGATACAGGGAGGGAAAGTCAGCGATAGATGCCCTTGAAGTAACGAGGCAGAGATGCTGGCGGTATGACTGGGTACTGGAATTCGACATTAAAGGACTGTTCGACAACATAGACCATGAACTACTAATGAGGGCAGTCAAGAAACATGTGAAGATTCCATGGCTAATACTCTACATAGAGAGATGGCTGAAAGCACCCTTTATGCAAGCGAATGGAAGAGTCGAAGAGAGGAGCAAGGGAACGCCACAGGGAGGGGTAATAAGCCCTGTACTGGCTAACCTCTTCATGCATTACGCCTTCGACAAGTGGATGGAGAGAACTCATCCGGATAAGCCCTTTGCCAGATACGCGGATGATGGAGTGATACACTGTAGAACTCTGGAGGAAGCCAGGCTTCTTCTTGAAAGTCTGAAAGAAAGAATGGAAGAATGCAAACTGGAGCTTCATCCAGAGAAGACCCGTATTGTCTACTGCAAAGACGATAAAAGGAAGGACGAGTATCCAAACACAAGCTTTGACTTTCTAGGATACACCTTCAGAGTCCGTAGCTGCAAAGACAGAAATGGGAGAATCTTCTACGGCTTCAATCCTGCAGTGAGTGAACAGGCAAAGAAGGCGATGAGACAGAAGATCCGGAGAATGAGACTTCAAACCAAGTCATACCTGAGTATTGAAGAACTCTCAGAAAGAATCAACCCGGTAATAAGAGGTTGGATAAACTACTATGGACACTTTCGCAAATTTGAGATGTATACAGTACTGAGTCGGCTACACAAAGCCTTAGTTCAGTGGGTAAGAAACAAATACAAGAAAAGGAGAGGTCGTACAAAAGCGGGTAAATGGCTAGAAGCTCTTGCTCGCAGGGAGCCTCATCTATTTGTACACTGGACGATGGGGATATTCTATTCGGCTGGATAA
- a CDS encoding ABC transporter substrate-binding protein, which translates to MKRVLLVILFVSVALVGLGIQQLVVNSYMSDPEPKRVFEELVQQFESMYPDFEVTVNTFAHEDFKVLLRTWLTSSNPPDVVTWFAGERMRYFASKDLLEPIGDIFENGFEADFPKAFVSASSYEDRIYFLPQSWYWWGVYYRKSVFEELGITVPLTWKQFLDVCETLKANDMIPITIGTKYLWTAAGVFDYLNMRVNGIDYALKLTNGEIPYTDDGMKAVFEYWKQLVENGYFIEDATSYTWQEAATYLFTGEAGMYLMGQFIKDVAPPDVKDDLDFFRFPIIDGNLGLYEDTPIDGFMMPANAKNKEAGKTFLKFIASKEAQEYFATELGRLAANKHVPAPDDHAKKGLEMILSSDGVMQFYDRDTDPEMANAGMNGFVEFMTFPSRLDTILKNLEAERNRIYK; encoded by the coding sequence GTGAAAAGAGTTTTGTTGGTCATTCTGTTCGTTTCGGTGGCTCTGGTAGGCTTAGGGATTCAACAACTGGTTGTGAATTCCTATATGTCTGACCCGGAACCGAAGAGAGTTTTTGAGGAACTTGTACAACAGTTCGAATCAATGTACCCGGACTTTGAGGTAACCGTGAACACGTTTGCACATGAGGATTTCAAAGTGCTTCTCAGAACATGGCTTACTTCATCCAATCCGCCTGACGTTGTCACCTGGTTTGCTGGTGAAAGAATGAGATATTTTGCCAGCAAGGATCTTCTCGAACCAATTGGTGATATCTTTGAGAATGGATTTGAAGCAGATTTCCCAAAGGCATTTGTTAGCGCTTCTAGTTACGAAGATCGTATTTATTTCCTACCTCAATCATGGTACTGGTGGGGTGTGTACTATAGAAAATCCGTTTTCGAAGAACTAGGGATCACCGTACCCCTGACTTGGAAGCAATTTCTGGACGTCTGTGAGACATTGAAGGCAAATGACATGATCCCTATAACCATTGGGACAAAGTATCTATGGACTGCCGCCGGGGTCTTTGATTACCTGAACATGAGAGTTAACGGAATCGATTACGCTCTAAAGCTGACAAACGGAGAAATCCCATATACTGACGATGGGATGAAGGCGGTTTTCGAGTACTGGAAACAGCTTGTAGAAAACGGTTATTTCATTGAGGATGCAACATCCTACACATGGCAGGAAGCTGCCACCTATCTCTTCACAGGAGAAGCAGGCATGTACCTGATGGGGCAGTTCATAAAGGATGTTGCTCCACCTGATGTGAAGGATGATCTTGACTTCTTCAGGTTCCCTATTATTGATGGTAATCTTGGTCTTTACGAAGACACACCAATCGACGGCTTCATGATGCCGGCAAATGCCAAGAACAAAGAGGCAGGCAAGACATTCCTCAAATTCATCGCTTCGAAGGAAGCGCAAGAATACTTTGCCACGGAACTTGGAAGATTGGCTGCCAATAAGCATGTTCCCGCACCGGACGACCATGCTAAGAAAGGCCTGGAAATGATACTTTCATCTGACGGAGTAATGCAGTTCTACGATCGGGATACCGATCCAGAAATGGCTAATGCAGGTATGAACGGCTTTGTGGAATTCATGACCTTCCCTTCCAGACTCGATACGATTCTAAAGAATCTCGAAGCCGAACGAAACAGAATCTACAAATAA
- a CDS encoding cytochrome b5-like heme/steroid binding domain-containing protein produces MVGLLVFTREQLSRFNGIEEPRRLVSHNGAIFDVTDLESWEIDSGVDIGANATASEIELLETPVKIGYPVIDE; encoded by the coding sequence TTGGTAGGTCTGCTTGTCTTCACTCGAGAGCAACTCTCAAGATTCAACGGCATTGAAGAACCCAGGCGGCTGGTTTCTCACAACGGCGCAATATTCGATGTTACGGATCTAGAATCCTGGGAAATCGATTCTGGGGTAGACATAGGTGCAAACGCCACAGCTTCTGAAATAGAATTGCTAGAAACACCGGTCAAAATTGGCTACCCTGTCATTGATGAATAG
- a CDS encoding LacI family DNA-binding transcriptional regulator yields MKRATLREVAKKAGTSMMTVSRVINSKDSVRDETRNRVLRAISELGYEPHKDARILRGGKTGRIGIVVSDIRNPFYSQVVGDLEDLAEENNMAIIVSDTSKKLNQERKAIKSLLDIKVDAILVAPEGYESSHLIDVINSGTEVVSFGVHFENDEISEVSIDEITGAAKAGAYLKSVGISDVVMMMGNPRKFTTRGRMEGFMRGFGHVPEDRVIYCEVDWKASCATVSEMQRLPQAFFCYNDMMALGVMKALEERGVELGSEVKVIGYDDVYMAEIAGITTLRIPIRSMVKEAFKTILGDEVRKMVFTPEFIRRKSA; encoded by the coding sequence GTGAAAAGGGCCACCTTGCGAGAAGTAGCAAAAAAAGCCGGCACATCCATGATGACAGTATCTAGAGTGATCAACTCTAAGGATTCGGTACGCGATGAAACCAGAAATAGAGTCCTAAGAGCAATAAGTGAGCTGGGCTATGAGCCTCACAAAGATGCGAGAATTCTCAGGGGTGGAAAGACTGGCAGAATTGGGATAGTGGTCTCCGATATCAGGAACCCATTCTATTCACAGGTGGTTGGAGATCTCGAAGACCTTGCTGAAGAGAACAATATGGCCATTATTGTTTCAGACACAAGCAAGAAGCTTAATCAGGAGAGAAAGGCTATAAAGTCGCTTCTGGACATAAAGGTTGATGCAATCCTGGTAGCTCCTGAGGGATATGAGAGCTCTCACTTAATTGATGTGATTAATTCGGGAACAGAAGTAGTTTCCTTCGGCGTTCATTTCGAAAACGACGAAATTTCGGAGGTTTCCATCGATGAAATCACAGGTGCGGCGAAGGCAGGAGCTTATCTCAAGAGTGTTGGAATTAGCGATGTTGTAATGATGATGGGGAATCCTCGCAAGTTTACTACAAGAGGAAGAATGGAAGGGTTTATGAGAGGTTTTGGACATGTGCCTGAAGACAGAGTGATATATTGTGAGGTTGATTGGAAGGCATCTTGTGCAACTGTTAGTGAAATGCAGAGACTTCCTCAGGCTTTCTTTTGCTACAACGACATGATGGCTCTGGGAGTGATGAAGGCATTGGAAGAAAGGGGAGTAGAACTAGGAAGTGAAGTTAAGGTTATTGGCTATGACGATGTTTATATGGCCGAAATTGCTGGCATAACAACTTTAAGAATTCCGATTCGTAGCATGGTGAAAGAAGCTTTCAAGACAATATTGGGAGACGAGGTAAGAAAAATGGTCTTTACACCGGAATTCATACGACGCAAGAGCGCGTAA
- a CDS encoding carbohydrate ABC transporter permease, which yields MKRTLFYIFATLLVLVWLMPFVITMFTSVKSMDELMMGRRWWEPPKELRFENYATAWQDANMGRYFMNTFIITVPSVLGALFLSSLGAFALAWYDFRLSKTILMIFVGGMLIPFQMLLIPVYRMSISFGIYDSYIGVILFHIAFQLGFCTFFLRNFMKTIPASIFDAAMIDGAGHFLIYRRIVLPLVVPAMAALGILEFTWIWNDYLWSLILIQSDRFKPVTLGLVNLQGQWITSWNVMAAGSIIAAVVPLVVFLLFQRYFIEGLTVGSVKG from the coding sequence ATGAAGAGGACCCTTTTCTACATATTCGCCACCCTCCTGGTGCTAGTCTGGCTAATGCCTTTTGTCATAACGATGTTTACTTCAGTGAAGAGCATGGATGAACTCATGATGGGAAGAAGATGGTGGGAACCACCAAAAGAACTAAGATTCGAGAATTACGCAACTGCTTGGCAGGACGCCAATATGGGCAGATACTTTATGAATACATTTATAATTACGGTGCCTTCCGTTCTTGGCGCGCTGTTTCTTTCCAGTCTGGGCGCATTTGCATTGGCATGGTACGATTTCAGACTTTCCAAAACTATTTTGATGATTTTTGTGGGCGGCATGCTTATTCCGTTTCAGATGCTGTTAATACCGGTATATCGTATGTCGATCTCTTTCGGAATCTACGATAGCTATATCGGTGTTATTCTCTTTCATATTGCATTTCAGCTTGGTTTCTGCACTTTCTTTTTGAGGAACTTCATGAAGACAATTCCTGCAAGTATATTCGACGCTGCGATGATTGACGGAGCCGGTCACTTCTTGATATACAGAAGAATCGTTTTGCCTCTCGTAGTACCTGCTATGGCAGCTTTGGGAATTCTCGAGTTCACATGGATATGGAACGACTATCTTTGGTCTCTAATACTGATACAAAGCGACAGATTCAAGCCTGTTACCTTAGGTCTTGTAAATCTTCAGGGTCAGTGGATTACGAGCTGGAATGTTATGGCTGCCGGGTCTATAATTGCAGCAGTCGTCCCTCTGGTAGTATTTCTTCTTTTCCAGAGGTACTTCATAGAAGGACTTACAGTGGGGAGTGTTAAGGGATGA